A single window of Methanomassiliicoccaceae archaeon DNA harbors:
- a CDS encoding twitching motility protein PilT yields the protein MVTNVILDTNALLMPFEVRLNLDLAVREVLGDVHFIVPGPIIGELKRLEHKFAPVALELARRYEIIQTSSSGDASVLELAKSTGAHVLTNDKDLRSKLRKEGIPVMYLRSGTHLVVDVR from the coding sequence ATGGTCACAAACGTTATTCTTGATACGAATGCGCTCCTTATGCCGTTCGAGGTCAGGCTTAACCTCGACCTCGCCGTCCGCGAGGTCCTCGGAGACGTTCATTTCATCGTCCCGGGGCCGATCATCGGCGAGCTTAAGCGCCTCGAGCACAAGTTCGCTCCCGTGGCGCTAGAGCTCGCAAGGCGTTATGAAATAATTCAGACAAGCTCCTCGGGGGACGCTTCGGTCCTGGAACTGGCAAAGAGCACCGGAGCGCATGTACTGACGAACGATAAGGACCTCAGGAGTAAGCTTAGGAAGGAAGGCATCCCGGTCATGTACCTTCGTTCCGGAACACATCTGGTAGTAGATGTCAGATAA
- a CDS encoding methanogenesis marker 8 protein produces MIMSRHVTECLGKTKVVVEDGKIVEVGEPQLKRCPLFGKHRGIEEFDTESVRNNIQFRMNDFGLFTEDRKVRMPDFLSFGISEILGTALKHGAIDAAVIAADGCGTAVVTDPEIVQGMCGRISAIIETSPIETVIAAVGRHRVLDPDTAEIDMLAGLEKAYSMGFRSVAVTVCGADDAVKARDSYGYSAVIMAVHTSGTSYRDAVVLFDNCDVITACASATIRQEAKNRNVVTAGNKVPIYGVSDKGKELVNLRLKEIGKEPWTGNPPEDPPSPLI; encoded by the coding sequence ATGATCATGTCTAGACACGTCACCGAGTGCCTCGGAAAGACCAAGGTCGTTGTGGAGGATGGCAAGATCGTCGAAGTGGGAGAGCCTCAGCTGAAGAGGTGCCCGCTTTTCGGGAAGCACCGCGGGATCGAAGAGTTCGACACCGAATCCGTACGCAACAACATACAGTTCCGCATGAATGACTTCGGCCTCTTCACCGAGGACCGCAAGGTCAGGATGCCCGACTTCCTATCTTTCGGAATATCGGAGATACTCGGCACGGCGCTGAAGCACGGTGCGATCGACGCTGCGGTCATAGCGGCCGACGGATGCGGTACCGCCGTGGTCACCGACCCGGAGATCGTCCAGGGAATGTGCGGGCGCATCTCTGCCATAATCGAAACATCACCTATCGAAACCGTGATCGCCGCGGTCGGAAGGCACAGGGTCCTCGATCCCGATACTGCGGAGATCGATATGCTCGCGGGACTCGAAAAGGCATATTCGATGGGTTTCCGTTCGGTCGCCGTAACGGTATGCGGAGCCGATGACGCCGTGAAGGCCAGGGACTCCTATGGATACAGCGCCGTTATCATGGCAGTCCATACGTCGGGAACTTCCTACAGGGACGCCGTAGTGCTTTTCGACAACTGCGATGTCATAACCGCATGCGCTTCCGCAACCATACGTCAGGAAGCAAAGAACCGCAACGTCGTAACTGCCGGAAACAAGGTCCCGATCTACGGAGTGAGCGATAAAGGGAAAGAACTTGTCAACTTGAGGCTGAAGGAGATCGGAAAAGAGCCTTGGACCGGAAATCCGCCCGAAGACCCTCCTTCGCCGCTTATCTGA
- a CDS encoding 30S ribosomal protein S6e, with the protein MVDFKTIVNDVKTGKSYNVAVSGHHANSLIGKNIGEVVDGIFVGLPGYKLKITGGSDGNGTPMRKDLPGAKKRKLLLSDGLGFHEKYPGERKRTAVRGSTISAEIVQINMAIAEYGPKSVEETFASGAAPAEK; encoded by the coding sequence ATGGTAGACTTCAAAACTATCGTCAATGACGTTAAGACGGGCAAATCATACAATGTTGCCGTGTCGGGCCACCACGCGAACTCTCTGATTGGTAAAAACATCGGAGAGGTCGTAGACGGAATTTTCGTAGGGCTCCCCGGTTACAAGCTAAAGATCACAGGCGGAAGCGACGGAAACGGCACTCCCATGAGGAAGGACCTTCCCGGCGCGAAGAAGAGAAAGCTCCTGCTTTCCGACGGTCTCGGATTCCACGAGAAATATCCAGGAGAGAGGAAGAGGACAGCTGTCCGCGGTTCCACAATCTCGGCCGAGATCGTACAGATCAACATGGCCATCGCAGAGTATGGACCCAAATCAGTTGAGGAGACCTTCGCCTCCGGCGCAGCTCCCGCGGAGAAATGA
- a CDS encoding peptidylprolyl isomerase — protein MTDVILHTNMGDITLKLYTDMPITTGNFIKLVDKGFYNGIMFHRVIDGFMIQAGCPQGTGTGGPGYTIEDEFGKGHSNVRGTIAMANTGRPHTGGSQFFINMTDNTYLDKENKSTPYAHPVFGEVVKGMDVVDAIGKVKTGRNDRPVKNVVIESAEVTE, from the coding sequence ATGACCGACGTTATACTGCACACGAACATGGGCGACATAACACTGAAACTGTACACCGACATGCCGATAACCACCGGAAATTTCATCAAACTGGTTGATAAAGGCTTCTACAACGGGATAATGTTCCACAGAGTTATCGACGGCTTCATGATCCAGGCCGGCTGCCCCCAGGGGACCGGGACCGGAGGTCCGGGATATACCATAGAGGACGAGTTCGGCAAAGGTCACTCCAACGTCCGCGGGACGATCGCAATGGCCAACACCGGGCGCCCCCACACCGGCGGTAGCCAGTTCTTCATCAACATGACCGACAACACATACCTTGACAAGGAGAACAAGTCCACCCCGTACGCGCACCCCGTGTTCGGCGAGGTCGTAAAAGGCATGGACGTCGTCGACGCGATAGGCAAGGTAAAGACGGGAAGGAACGACCGCCCGGTGAAGAATGTCGTCATCGAGAGCGCCGAAGTAACGGAATGA
- a CDS encoding bifunctional phosphoglucose/phosphomannose isomerase, with the protein MKYTASSVLKKDPSDIAGDIYAFLDNLEESMKVPLKMDFKFKVILFCGMGGSAIAGDIISDCVADSAKCPIKIQRFPDIPEWVDKDALVIISSYSGNTKETLSMYEQAIAKNAQIIVLSSGGEILERAEKNKDFIIKVTPGLQPRCALGYTLGITINIMDALGDPTSKIAIQRGLPKLKVLRDELSSDTSIAWEVARRIDGKVPIIYSTTDIASSALRWKSQMNENSKMMAFSGSIPEFSHNEISGWSEGDVRDKCMPIFLYEERMNKYKRNAINASIETLRSYGMEPMVLKIRGKNVTEKIIRSVMIGDYVSLYLAYISGVDPSSVASIDEFKSRLTKLLTGRKKKISVR; encoded by the coding sequence GTGAAGTATACAGCCTCAAGTGTTCTGAAAAAGGATCCCAGCGATATCGCGGGAGATATATACGCATTCTTGGACAACCTTGAGGAATCGATGAAGGTCCCTCTTAAGATGGACTTCAAGTTCAAGGTGATCCTGTTCTGCGGGATGGGAGGTTCGGCGATCGCGGGCGACATCATATCCGACTGCGTGGCAGACTCCGCGAAGTGCCCCATCAAGATCCAGCGCTTCCCGGACATCCCGGAATGGGTGGACAAGGACGCACTGGTCATAATTTCAAGTTATTCCGGCAACACCAAGGAAACGCTCTCGATGTACGAGCAGGCCATAGCCAAGAATGCCCAGATAATAGTGCTGTCATCGGGCGGCGAGATATTGGAGCGAGCCGAGAAGAACAAAGATTTCATAATCAAGGTGACTCCCGGACTCCAGCCCAGATGTGCCCTGGGCTACACACTGGGAATCACGATCAACATCATGGACGCGCTGGGAGATCCCACCAGCAAGATCGCCATACAAAGGGGGCTCCCCAAGCTCAAGGTGCTCAGGGACGAGCTCTCCAGCGACACCAGCATAGCGTGGGAGGTGGCCCGCAGGATCGACGGCAAGGTGCCTATAATCTATTCCACCACCGACATAGCATCTTCGGCCCTCAGGTGGAAGAGCCAGATGAATGAAAACTCGAAGATGATGGCCTTCTCCGGTTCGATACCTGAGTTCAGCCACAACGAGATATCGGGCTGGTCCGAGGGAGACGTAAGGGACAAGTGCATGCCGATATTCCTTTACGAGGAAAGGATGAACAAGTACAAGCGGAACGCCATAAACGCATCCATAGAGACGCTGAGATCTTACGGCATGGAGCCCATGGTACTGAAGATACGCGGCAAGAACGTAACGGAGAAGATCATCAGATCGGTAATGATCGGAGACTACGTATCCCTGTATCTGGCATATATCTCGGGGGTGGACCCCAGCAGCGTCGCGTCCATCGACGAGTTCAAATCCCGTCTCACAAAGCTCCTGACGGGCCGCAAGAAAAAGATATCCGTCCGATGA
- a CDS encoding translation initiation factor IF-2 subunit gamma — protein MKVPKQPEANIGMIGHVDHGKTTLTKALSGDWTDRHSEEVKRGISIRLGYADVAFYKCPQCQGAAAYGTEKMCKNCGSEAELLQAVSFVDAPGHETLMATMLSGAALMDGALLLVAANERCPQPQTKEHLMALSIIGIEHIVIVQNKIDIVTKEQALDNYREIKAFVKGTVAENAPIIPISANHGVNIDMLIEAIQKHIIHKINRDTESSPLMHVARSFDINSPGTLPKDLRGGVIGGTLIRGRLKIGDEIEIVPGRRVEVAGKMTYEKITAKITSLEGGGHMVKSVEPGGLIAIGTELDPSITKSDGLTGTMLGSPGKLPAVVNDFTMQTVLMERVVGSSSELSVEEIKSNEPLMLSVGTATTVGVVKSARNGSADVVLKIPVCVMPGQRVAISRRISNKWRLIGYGLVEQ, from the coding sequence ATGAAGGTCCCCAAGCAGCCCGAGGCAAACATCGGGATGATCGGTCATGTCGACCACGGCAAGACAACGCTGACCAAAGCGCTTTCCGGGGATTGGACCGACCGTCACTCCGAAGAGGTGAAGAGAGGGATCTCCATCCGCCTCGGATATGCTGACGTAGCATTCTATAAATGCCCGCAGTGCCAGGGCGCCGCAGCTTATGGCACTGAAAAGATGTGCAAGAACTGCGGTTCAGAGGCCGAATTGCTTCAGGCGGTGTCGTTCGTTGACGCCCCCGGGCATGAAACTCTTATGGCGACCATGCTTTCCGGAGCTGCCCTCATGGACGGCGCCCTGCTTCTGGTCGCGGCGAACGAGCGCTGTCCACAGCCTCAGACCAAAGAGCATCTCATGGCCCTTTCGATCATAGGCATCGAGCACATCGTGATCGTTCAGAACAAGATAGACATAGTCACAAAGGAACAGGCCCTGGATAACTACAGGGAGATCAAGGCCTTCGTCAAAGGGACGGTGGCCGAGAACGCGCCCATCATACCGATATCGGCAAACCACGGAGTGAACATCGATATGCTGATCGAGGCCATCCAGAAGCACATAATCCACAAGATCAACAGAGATACCGAGTCCTCTCCGCTGATGCACGTGGCCCGTTCTTTCGACATCAACTCGCCTGGTACACTGCCTAAGGACCTGAGAGGGGGAGTCATAGGAGGAACCCTCATTCGTGGCAGGCTCAAGATAGGGGACGAGATCGAGATCGTCCCGGGCAGAAGGGTAGAGGTCGCAGGCAAGATGACCTACGAAAAGATCACTGCAAAAATCACATCCCTCGAGGGAGGGGGTCACATGGTGAAGTCCGTGGAGCCCGGAGGGCTTATAGCCATCGGGACAGAGCTCGACCCGTCCATAACAAAGTCGGACGGCCTTACAGGCACGATGCTGGGGTCCCCCGGTAAACTGCCCGCCGTCGTGAACGATTTCACAATGCAGACCGTGCTGATGGAACGTGTCGTAGGCTCCTCGTCCGAACTCAGTGTCGAAGAGATCAAGAGCAACGAGCCGCTCATGCTGAGCGTAGGTACCGCAACCACAGTAGGTGTGGTAAAAAGCGCCAGAAACGGTTCAGCCGACGTGGTCCTGAAAATACCCGTGTGCGTGATGCCCGGGCAGAGGGTCGCAATATCCAGAAGGATCTCCAACAAGTGGAGGCTCATCGGATACGGCCTCGTAGAACAGTGA